The Archocentrus centrarchus isolate MPI-CPG fArcCen1 chromosome 3, fArcCen1, whole genome shotgun sequence sequence AGTATTTCCTGCCCCTGGTGTGAACACGTCAGAAGTGGTTAGTTTCATTAAAATGCTGCATGCCCCAGTGTGTGGTCCCAGCGTCTAATGCAGAGTGAATTTAGTTTTACTGTTAAACTGGTGATGAGAATCAACTGAAATTTGCTtacataaaatgattaaaacgATTgtgtaaacaaacatgtttctttttcacacatGCTGCTTTCTGATTTGCTTTTGTTgctaaaaaatacaaacaatatcTGAAATTCCAAGAGCATAAGTCTAAAAATACTCAACTCAGCAGTCAACATCTTTATATTTGGCACATAACTGCCTTGCTTTTAattttctcactgttttcccttagcatttgttttctttctaaatAACCCTTCCTAACCTGAATCGGTTTATTTGCAGCAGGCATTTGACTGATTACAGCAGGAACAAATGTTATTCTAACAATGCCGTCTGTCTGTGAATAGTGTTGCTATTTTCTCTCCTCCCCTGCTTGATGAAGGTAGCGTGCCTCCCCTGAGGGGCTGCAGTCCACTTGCATACCGCAGCCAATCAACGTGCAGAAAAAGCAGATAACCATATATTACATGCTGTTGTCTTTATGTTTCAGAACTATTTGTGGTTCAATATTGGCAGTGCAGACTCATTTGAGCATAACCTTGAGCTGGCACAGCAGGAAATAGGTCTGGACTCCACCCAGAAAGTACCTGTACTCTACAGCAGTGAAAGTGATGGGTGAGAAAGTACAGCAGCTTCACTTTATTCATATCGAATTAGGTTATTTAGATCCATGGCTTAAATGAGGTTTTTCTCTTCCCATAGGACTTTGTTTTTTAGTGTTCTCCCAACCTTACTTGTGATTGGGTTTTTACTTTTTGCAACACGACGGGGACCAATGGTGGGAGGATTTGGTGGTAGGGGGAGAGGAAGCCCCTTCGGCATAAGTGAATCCAAAGCCAggataattaaaaacaacatcAGTGTGGGTTTTAGTGATGTTGCAGGGTGTGAGGAGGCCAAACTTGATATCTTGGAGTTTATCAACTTTCTGAAGAGCCCACATCAGTACCATGACCTGGGTGCCAAGATCCCCAAGGTGTGTGATTTCTTGACAACaaattaattattgtttttgaaaTTCAGCATTGGGCCGAGCACCTCCTGAAGACAGAAAATGCATTAAATGCCACAGTAACATGTTATATAAGTAACTCCTTTGTTTTCAGGGTGCAGTGTTATGGGGTCCACCTGGAACTGGGAAGACTTTGCTAGCTAAGGCCACTGCAGGAGAGGCCAGCGTTCCTTTCATTACAGTCAACGGCTCGGAGTTCCAGGAAATGTTTGTTGGTGTGGGTCCAGCAAGGGTCAGTACCGCGCTGAATTATTTGACTCTCAGGGAATCTGAAAGCTAATTGATGGGCCACATGCATGTCATGCTCCAGTTTGGCCATATTatctgcaaacacagcagttcACTGAATTACTTGTTCTCCTGTAGgacagtaaaaatataaatactttaTACTTTTGGATTTTTTGGCAATATCAAGTATTTGTCTAGTAATAAATGTATCTTTTCTGGTCTTTTATTAGATAAGAGATTTGTTTGCCACAGCTCGAAGAAATGCTCCTTGCATTCTTTTCATTGATGAGATTGATGCAATCGGCAGAAAAAGAGGCAAAGAAAACTTTGCTGATGAGGGTGAACGAGAGAACACCCTCAACCAGCTGCTTGTGGAAATGGATGGTGGGCAGTTCTGACTTTTCTTTCACCGTTTAAGCCTCTTACTCATTTCTGATGCCATTTCTTCACGAGTCCtctaaatatttttgtcattgcaGGATTCAACAGCAGCACTAACATAGTGGTTTTGGCTGCAACAAATCGGGCTGATATCCTGGATCCAGCTTTGGTGAGGCCTGGACGCTTTGATCGACATGTATACATAGGTAAGGTGTAAGTATCAATCTGAGGTCTGTGTACTTCTTCTGCAATCTGTTCTCTTGTTACATCTCAGTTACCTCTTATGCAGACTATAAATGTAAAATCATTATTTCCATGTTCGTTAAGATGCATTtcaaatttcagtttatttggaGACTGTTGATGTCTGACCACAATGTCAACAAACTCACTTTTACTTTTGCTGTGAAGAAGTTTTTGTTCTTTCGGGCTTCTCTGTTTATCATTCCACATTAAAGCATGAATTTGTTACCTCAGTTCTCTACTCCTGCACACCAGAAACTATGCAACAAATGCAATTCACTGGCTCTGGTGTGCATGCAGGCCCAGCTCTAACATTGTTAGATTTCCCCTGCTTTAGATGAAGTGCTAAGTTTGACATTATTAAGACTCATATCTTGTACTTAACTGCATGTTTCTTCCTGCATGTTTATGTCATTAAAAGCATGTGTTGCATAATGTTTGCTTTTATCTTCGCTTAATTTGATATTTCCTGCCTGCTAAGATCTAATTTTCCTGACACCAGGACTACAGGGTGGGTGGCCAGACCAGTTTTCTCTGACAAAGAAAACAAGGTTATAATGAGAAAGCTGTTTTCCTATAAAGGAAGGATTAGATAACTGGAGGCCAACATGAGGGATGGGACATATTACTTCTCATTTCCCTGTTATTCTCTGTTCCCTTTCCTTCTGTCTGTGTATATTGTCTTATGTAAACAGATGACAGCAAGATGGCATTGcttaaaaaaacatcacattGCTAATTGGTTTAATGAGCAATTAGTTATGTAACTTGGTACATAAACAGGCCACAAGCCAAGTTTGGTCGCTGCTTCAGGACTCGATTGTATTGGATCTCTCCAGAGTTTCCAGACTACTCATATATTTAAAGGGCTTTCAGTGATAAAATAAATGAGACTGACTTTCTGGCTTtaactgcaaattaaaacacTTCTACCCTAGTAAGAGTTAACATTTCTGTACTGAAACATTCAAGGCAGTGCATTGCGGTTTAGAACTCTCTTTCAACTGACTGCAAAcctcttaaaaaaaatttctaCAAACAATTCTAATTTGGCTTTGTACAGCTGACAGGCTTTAGCTCCTTTTCATTCTGTTGTGGTTTGACTTGAACTATTTTTGCAGTTGCTAATTGTGCAGCTGCAATGCAGGAGAAGACAAAGTAACTGTCAACATCTGTTGAATAAGCTTTTGTAAGGTCTGTACAGTACATAGTAcattacatacagtacataggTGCAACAGTTtattgaaaaatgtgcaaatatacatgtaaatacagtatataaggcaaaacagagtttgtacaatttttaacaagcttgaaagtcaatatttggtatgaccacctttagtCTTcatcacagtctgaactctctgaggcagctttcttgtcatttctttaagcagtcttcaggaacagttctccaggcttcttgaaggacaattggagctcttctttggatgttggctgccttttgttccgttcttattcaagatgatcccacactgcttctaTAATGTTGATGTCCAGGTATAGTTTTAATGCATTGgcaatgtgtttgggatcattgtcatgctgaaaatgaatcTCTTTTCCAGTGGGTATTGCATGGTGAATCAAAATTTAATGGTGCCTTTCTGTATTCATAATTTTAtgaattttgacaagatttccAATGCCACTGACTTacatgcagccccaaaccagaCAGAGTccccaccatgttttacagatgtcagacctctctcctgacctcttccTTACATATCGATGACCACTGGAACCAAAACTTTGACATTTTGATCCATCACTCCTTAAAGAGCTTCtggcactgattttcagtccagttcttgtgtaatctaGCACACATCAACCTTTTCTCCCAGTTTCCcatccttaagaatggcttcttgacagccatccttccactgagatcctttctgatgaggctttagtgaacagtagatggatcaactgaagggccagatgtatgtctcagatcctgtgtcaggtctttgctggacaTCCTGGAGACGTATTGCTTTGGATCACTTTAGAAGaggctctttggaagcaaaatataaaggaattAGGGATCAAAACTTTTAaacagtactgtatatgtgaCAGAATTTGAGGCAGTGATTTACTGATGAATTGTAAAGACCTTggtcttcttttctgttttctgcaggtCCTCCAGATTTAAAAGGCAGGGCATCAGTCTTTAAGGTGCATTTAAGACCTCTAAAGTTGGACTCCAGTATAGATGTAGAGACTTTGGCCAGTAATCTTGCTGCTTTAACCCCAGAATTTACTGGTAAGAACAggagatgtgtgtttgtgatcacTGAATCCAcaacaaatctgaaaaaagaaaatcatgtaGTTTCTGCTTCTTCTGCTTTATATTGCAATTATATTGTAATTGCATCACAGTCTAACTTATTTATGACTTCTCCGTGTGTGTCTAAGGGGCTGACATTGCAAATGTGTGTAATGAGGCAGCTCTAATAGCTGCACGTCATCTCAGCCAGTGCATCAGTACTAATCACTTTGAGTGTGCAGTTGAAAGGGTTATTGGAGGTGAGTTAAACAGCACAATTATGCACTTCAgaataaaccaaaataaactGATAGTAATTATGTGAACCTTTCCATAACTACTTTAATGTTTAGATAAATAGAATGACTATTGGTCAGTGGTTAAGTGCTGTCAGTTATAAAAGCAGTGGTCTCAAAGTTTTTCCTCAGGtagttaaaattattttatgttaattCATTAACCTGACATTAATGTTATTATTTGAGCAATTTATTTTCAGGATGCTAAtataattttatcattttagtttGTAGTTTGGTAATATGTCCATCTTGCTCTCAGGTCTAGAGAAAAGGGCTCAGGTACTGCAGCTTCCAGAAAAGACGACTCTGGCATATCATGAAGCCGGGCATGCTGTCACTGGGTGGTTCCTTGAACATGCAGACCCACTTTTTAAGGTATTCATTGCATTTCCCGCTTTCTCTCTGCAGTCAAATTAGCATTTACCATACTAAGTATAGTGATTAGGTAATTAtagattgattataatgtactCCATCAGGTGTCACTTGTTCCTAGAGGGAAAGGTTTGGGCTACACGCAGTATCTTCCTAAGGAGCAGTACTTATTCACACAGGACCAGTTGTTTGACAGAATGTGCATGATGTTGGGTGGTCGAGTGGCTGAGCAGGTTTTCTTTTGTCAAATCACCACTGGGGCACAAGATGACCTCAGAAAAGTCACACAGTCTGCCTATGCACAGGTAATCGCCTCACTTCAGATCAAGCTTATCATAGAAATTCTGGTGtcaccaaaccaaaaaaaaaaaaacgcataaCCATGTGTGAGGTTAAAATGACTCTGAGAAACATTTAGGGTTTTTACTGACTACAAATTTCTGGTTCCTTCATACAGCAGCCATTTCTCTTCATATTTTAGGTTGTACACTTTGGAATGAATGGGGCAGTGGGTCAGGTTTCTTTTGACCTCTCTCAGTGGGGAAACCTCATAAGCGACAAACCCTTCAGTGAATCTACAGCCCAGCTTATAGACCGGGAAGTTCGCTCGCTCATAGATGCTGCCTTCCAACGAACACTTGAGCTCATAATCGACAAGAAGGAAGCTGTGGAGAAGGTGCGaacttttttcactttgtaGTGAGTGTTTCAGAGACGGGTAAAGCAAAGCAGCACACTGGAGAGGATGATGCTGCAAGTGGTTTCTCATTTGTGCTTGACTCAAGTGAACATTTTTCAAACCTGTTATTTATTTGGAGTatgaaaaaatgtgtattttattaactaaaaaaaaaaattgttggttATATAATGCAGGTGGCAAAGCATCTTCTAGACAAAGAGATTCTAGACAGGGCTGACATGGTGGAACTGCTAGGACCTCGCCCCTTTCAAGAGAAGACCTCATATCAAGATTTTGTTGAAGGGTTGGGGAAACCTGAAGAAGACATTTCTTCACCTGAAGGGTTAACAGATTGgaaaaagaacagaggaaatagaaaccaaatgaaaaacaaatcagCCCTTTACCTGTAGATTGTCCTCATGATTATTTCTCACATGCAGCACCATCTGGTCTGTTAGGACAAAAGATGTTGTGTTGTCCAGGTCTTTGTGCAATTTTTTcaattgtagtttttatgtgAAAGTGCACTTTGTTGCTGTACTtgccttatatatatatatatttttttttttcctccacactgtGGAATTCTCTAAGTGCAATAATGCTGAGAAAACTTACCATGAATAATTAGAATATCACATTATTAGAAGGGACTAAACCATCATCCTGCGTTAGCAACAGGGATCCTTGTGTTAAGTTTTATTCTGAGGattgtattttcatatttttaaacataGAGGCTTATATACGTGGTAGAAATTTCTACAAATACATATGTATATTTGTGAAAACTAAATGTATTTTCCCTCAGTGGGGAGACAGtgttttctattctattgtattttatgtcatatatttaacatttcaGATTATTTGATTGTATGAGTGTCTGTTTTATATTTCAGTCTTTCTGCAGGGTTTGTCTTCTGCTGATCTGGCCCTTTATCATAAAGGTAATTATTAGAAGTCagtgttttggtgttttgtcattttctcgCTGCACATACAGTTCCAGCTGCCAGGGTAAGAGGCAGACTATTATACTTAGTATATATATACCGTACTAATTATTACTTGAAACTATGTCTTCCAATTTGACCAGAGTGGATACTTTTCACATTTTAGCCTGGATTCCCAGTAATGGTGAGCCAGCACCACATCGGTGCTGTAATAATAATCATTCAAATTCTTTGGACATCCAAGGATTGAAGGTATTTCATTAGTTTATGTTTGaacttaaataaatgaaaactggaGTTATAAAGTTTCAATGAGGAAGGCCATAAttgcattacaaaaaaaaaaaaaacctgctgtcTGAGACTGGGTTTGGGGGTTGCCATAGTTTCCTTGCTATTTAGAGATCACACTGTCTGCAGTGAAAAGAACAGATCTGTAGACTTGTTTGTAACTTCGACTTGTATGAAATACATGATTGTGTGAGTGCTTGCTGTTCACAGCATACAATACAGAACGGGTCTCCTCCACACTGCAGTAACTACATGAGTCACGCAATAACTCGTACTCTTTTATTTcaatttctttttccttctacCGTCCCAGTGTCACTTTAATCCACTGTGTCACAGCATTCAGAATTATTGGCACTCTTGGTATAGACAAGCTGAACATGCGACAAACAAATCAAGTAATCAGCTATTCCATTTGCTGACAAGGATAAGAAATATTGCATTGGTAGTTAAATTCACCTTTTGAGAGATGGTTATAAaatttttggcactttgttgTGGTTTTGACATCCATGCAAATCCACCTATAGTGAGATTTGACCTTCATTTTTAACTGCTTCGAGTGTAACCCATCTAGTTAATGCATGTCTCGGTGGAACTTTACTAACTTTGGATTGCTTCATGCTAGTAGCAGCAATTGTGGCAAAGAGTGTTTTCATAATGATAAGGTAAAATGAGCAAGTTCTGCAAAAACAAATTTGAGTATAGGGAAAGTGTATTGCATACAGCTGCTACTTGGTCTCTTTATCTTTCTGAGCCATCTGCACCAAATGCCAATAATTCTGCAGGGCACTGTACATACAGTTCAGTGAAGAAGTGCATTATTTTTCTCAggcattttaaaacaacaacacattCTTCATTAGGATTAAGAAGAAGTGATAGACAGAGCTGAGCCTCACAAAAACCAACATCCTCTGCTTGACTTATCTTACTTCGAGgcaatacagaaaaaaacctCAATAGGAAATCggtgtgatgtttttttttttttttaaatggctgaTCAATGATTTATCTTGTGACACGATAACTCAGAGTGAATCTCAATGTCATCTGAGCATCATGTGAAAGGTCTAGCCTCACGCTGTGGATATTTCAGGGTCAATCTCACTGTGCAAGCCCACCCTGTGAGGCTGAATGGATAAAAGTGCTATTATTCTGCTGACCTAATACCCTGTCTGTCAACCAATAAACAAAGACTAAAATCTGGCAGCTCAGAGTGCACTAAGAACCTTTTGCTTGAGCAAGGCAATGATTGCGTGGGTTTGTGAGTGTGGGAGAGACTGGGACAGGGAGAGAAGAAAGTGTGAGTGTGCACATTGCACATCTCAACATCTTTAGTTGGTGTACAGAGCACAGTGTCCAGAGTTCAGCCTGAACTCGCCCAGCACCATGTAAGATTATGTGAGAGCATGGTGGCAGAACGAGGGATCTTGGTCCGCGTTGTGTGACCACTCTGGCTGTGTGTCTGGCTCtgggtttttttcctctttctgtaaGCTGGTTGGTTCATGTTGGATATCATGGTTGCTTTGGCCTTTCCAGCTTCATTAAGGGCTCTGTGGTGTCTGAGTCACTGTGATGCTTTCTCTCTCGTGGAGGCTCAACTTTGCTGCATCGTGTCCACGAGGGGGAGCGCATGTACCCACCTCTGGGAAGCATAGGCTGGTGGGAACCTGAGAATTAAACGCACATCAACCTGTTACAAAGAcgaatccaatttttttttttgttacatggAAACCAACATTTCTGTCATGTTTGAGCTTAAAAATACAACTGTCTTCATGTTTACTGGCATTTGCATACATAGCTTGACACTAGCTAAAACCATATCTGAAACTCAGTGCTAAAGAAACAACCGAAACCTTACAGGATACAGTTGCTGCTTGCTTTTCTCTCAGCCATGAAATCCTTTAATCCATGCTTGGACACACAGCCTGTGCATACCAGCTCTGTAAAGCAGTCAGGATTGTTGTTCATTCAAGACTATCATGAAAACAATAGCTGCACTTTTCAGGATTGTTATACAGTTTTTCCAATTTTAGCATCTTAAGTAATCCAAGAAGTTACGAGTGTTACTCATTCCAAAAGCTGCTTTCTCTTTGCATAAACtagcaaataaatatataattccATTAATTATATTTCTGCTGTAACTTGTAACAACTTGTCCACTTTATATCAactgcttcttttatttattttttaaaatattaaccaTGCAAAGATTTTTCCATTTCATACCACTTGGTGGCAATGTTGCACCTACCAGGAAGACAACAACAAAGCAATTTGGGGAGACTTGTAGACTGAAAAAAGAGCTTATAATTGGCCATCTTTCATCACCCATAGCAGACCTAACATGAGGCAGATAAGTATATACATCTCCCCAAAGCCACATCCACACATTagtgagagagaaacaaaaaaaaaaaggggggggggggggggtattgatCTAACTTGATTGATGGCTTCTCCACTGGGTTTTAATTAGAGGgacaactattttttttttgtgagcatCAGAAAGGGGTCTGATGGCTGCTGGTTGTGTTCAAGTAGTTCTAAAAATGTTTGTCTGCAATATGTCTGGTATATAAATATGCAGCTGTGTTATGCGCACACAGTAAATCTGATCTGCATTCCTTGTGCGCTTTGCTCAGATTTCTCTTTACACCTGGCATTAACACAATGAAAAGACTGAAGAAGAGGAATTCAGGGAAAGTTGAAAGATACTCTGAGAATAACGCACAACAACGCTTCAACACAAGATTCTGTTACATGTGTGACGGCACAGAGAAGGCAGCTGTAGCAGGACACCAAATTTGTAGAGTTTGAGAGAATGCTTgtctttttaaagacatttaagggtttttggtttgtgttgttttttttttaattctgtggtTGCTAATTTCAGCACAGCTAAGCAGTATTTGGGAACTAGGGCAAGAATTTATCAAAGAAAATAATCTGTAAAGTTATTAAAAAGCCATAGCAACCCTAAAGGCAGTGAGTTCAGCTGAAATCTGCCAAAGTAAATTTAAGACCATGTTTATAGTGGGTCTATAAAAAGTGATACAGGGCTTCTAAAATTTAAATGATCACTGAATGGCACTAGACAGAAAGCTGTCATTGCACACTTTGcacatttaaatgtaatgcaTCACAACCCAGGCTGTGACATCACTGCaagtttttgtgtcttttaagAGCAGATTGGAAACACCTCCTTTGACTGATCTGGGTGTGGCTCGCATAATTTTTTGCTGCTGTGCCTGTTGTGTTTCCACAACACAGCACATCACCACCAAAGGATCCAAGAATGACACTGTCCCTTCACTGCACAAAATAATGAACCCACAACTCCTGATACTTTAatatataacaaaaacaatgcaaagagCCATAGTGTTAAATGCATTACTgtttcaataaaaaaagaataggAGGCCAAAGCTacgcctgtttttgttttccatggaCGCATAAACTTTATGGTTCATCAAGCTCATCTGCGAGAACAAAGAGCAAATCCACTGGATCTTTCAGGCTTTTGTTCGGTGTCTCTGGAGCTGCTCTAGAACAAGATGCTTGATGAAACAGTAACTGTAGCTATGAAGTATTGTTTGACAATTTTCAATAAAATCAGAAAGAGAGGAGCATTTAAACGAAAGGGTAAACACACAAAGCAGAcagcacagaaaagaaaacaaacacatcacagacatatttaagtaatatgaaaGAGCAGTTACACAGATTACAATAGGTGTTGAAATCCCTTTTGAAGGACCAGGCCTCGTTTCCAGCAGGGGAAAGTGAATTATTCAGGAACCTACATTTAGCTTGAACTCGGTCACCCATCTTTTGCTCccctcctcttttctcctttctttaaCCACTTCCTTAGCTCCTACATGCACTCAGCAGTTTCCCGTGGAGGCTTATGCTAACGCAGCACAACTCGGCGCTATCTGACCCACATTTGCAATGCAAACttcaacagaaaataattaaatcCAAGTCTCAACCTCAGGTCACCAATGGCTTTATGGGGGCAAACTCTACATCCTTTAGCATGGTTCAGTTTGCAATACGGAACTGAACACGTTCAGCCAGACTGTTTTTAGGGAatccagaaacaaacacactggtCCTCACATTGGCCCATTTGGATAATTGCTGCTGTCATTTTCTAGCCAGTGTATTTATTACATAATTAGGCTAAATTTGTTTAAATATACATAATTAAATATACGTCTCTGCATTGGTTAATAAAGTTATTCCTACAAAATTTTATAGTgataaacaaatgaacaaatcaaCCATCTGTTTAATTTGATACAATTTTATCCAAAAACTCCATGCATTGTTTGCACATTGCTTGGCTCCACAAAACAACGTGTTGTATAAATGATGTATGCAGTGTAACCTACTGGAAGCTGTATTTGTATTTCCTTAGCTGATCCCATTTTAAGATTTCAGTTTATCgttctgtgttcagttttccAAAAAAACCTTATGCAAATAGCACCTTGCACTTAACTGCACACAACCCTgatttattataaaaatgttttttatactGAAAATATAAGTTAGAAACAGTTGTTTTGTGTCTCTCATGATAATGAGACTTTCAGAAAATCTTGGCTCTGTAGCCAGAACACTTACTGGTTGCATCCATGTGAAATTGCTATGCTTCCTCTATGCAAGCCATAACTGAGGCAGACATGAAGACTGGGAATAGCAATGAAGACAACCCAaaagtgaagaggaggaggattgTTACAGgtagagtttgttttttgtttttttgagaaaCGCACTGCGCCGAATGAAGCAGTTTGTCAAAAGGTTAAAATCTTCAGATGAGTAGCTGCCGCATTAGCAGATGACTGAGCTATTTTTATTCGTGATGATTATGCAGCTAAAAAGGCACAAGTGAATGAGACACTACTtgattagtttaaaaaaaaaaaaacttaaatcacTTATTGCATGCTAACATTTAATCATTGCAGGGATTTTATTTTCTCAGAGGGCTAAGGGTTGTGTATCATTAACAGCAGGATGCTGAGCAGCAGCCGTAACAACAGCTGGTCAAATTCTCTCCATACTCAGGCACTTCACAGCCTCCTTTATTACCTCCCCTAGCATAGGATACACCAGACCATCCTTTGTGAAAGGAGATAATTCCATCCCATAATTCATAGAAATGCATAATCAGACTGTTCATGAAAATAATCAATATAACTCACTCGGTGGTATGTTTTGAACTTTCAACAACAGGCTGCTAAACCAGGTAAAACCTATTAAAACAGGTGAACTATGACATCACGctgctgtaataaaataataaaatctggTTCTTGACGAGGTGTTGACTTGTGTAGAGAACACAGATTTAAATAAACTCTAAATAAAGATTATGAGATATATTAATTGATGAAAGTCTATGTTCTGTGGCTGTGGTTCCATTACTAATGCCTTCTGTTGCTACTGCCAGCCTTTAGGATTATCAATAAGTACATTTTTACTTCAGTCAGCTAGGACAGGCTCCGACTGGATaaatgatggatggagggaatttTACTTCAGGTCACAGAAAATCTTAAGAAAGAAGAGGACCATCTCTCCAGCAggaagaaatattaaaataggatttattctgttttattgtctGCAGTGTGTATTATTCTTTAAAATTTCAACCTTTCTAATGAAGTGATATTTTTCACCGTTTTTTCTCGTTTATATGACTTGCATGAAACAACAGTGTAAGAGCATGTTGGGCTCCACATCTTGTAGACCATCTTCTGGATGCTGTAGTTTCAACATGGCAGACACCTGCTGTCACACTGTTATGGAGTCTTGTGTAAGTACAGTCAAATCTTCTGAGCACcaagtttctcttttttataaataaattctcCTTCACACATTTTCCTGCTGTCATACAGTTTTCCATCAAGGCAAAGCACAGAAAAGCGATCGGGAAAAGAAGATCATTATTAGACAATTCAACTGCACTCCAGGACAGTCTTGATTACCAGACAGTTGAGCAGCAGTTGACAAGTTGTTTGCACTTGCACTTTTCAGCTACTAAAAGCAGCCGTGGCCCTTTACTAACAAGAGAAAACTTAATGTGATAGATTTGAAGAGCGCAGCTGTTGAACTGTCATACACACGTATAATTTTACTCACTCGCTGTTCTGCTGTCCAAGCTGACCTGCAACTTATTATTGTGCcattttcagcagcagcagcaggcagcagtttttaaaatgctCTACAGTCCACTGTACAACACCTGCTCTGCAtccagcagcagacagaaaacagaaactagCTGGTGAGCATAGAGGAACATTTAACAGCTTAAGACTCTGATACCATCCTGAGGAGCTAGCTGAGACCTACAACAGTGCTAAATGAGGGTAATATTAGACTTAAATAAATGCAACTcctaacaaaaaataataaagttctGTAACAACTGGGTGTATAAATAAGGCGATAATGTGTGTCAGTACTGAGTCGACAACCTGCTTCACCCTGGATT is a genomic window containing:
- the LOC115774751 gene encoding AFG3-like protein 1 isoform X2, whose protein sequence is MRLLSLTAGYFRNRPLTVRPLSRDLCCSSTFHCSVALTSKSLIQRRCGGLYQHSFPVTRLLSSRKPPKDGNIKEESHGREGQDPSGERGQSHRRWKRRESHWWSRFQDDFPFDDKTVQNLAAGAAGMASAFLYFHFRETGVQISWKDFVHLYLSRGLVGHVEVVNKQYVKVFPAPGVNTSEVNYLWFNIGSADSFEHNLELAQQEIGLDSTQKVPVLYSSESDGTLFFSVLPTLLVIGFLLFATRRGPMVGGFGGRGRGSPFGISESKARIIKNNISVGFSDVAGCEEAKLDILEFINFLKSPHQYHDLGAKIPKGAVLWGPPGTGKTLLAKATAGEASVPFITVNGSEFQEMFVGVGPARIRDLFATARRNAPCILFIDEIDAIGRKRGKENFADEGERENTLNQLLVEMDGFNSSTNIVVLAATNRADILDPALVRPGRFDRHVYIGPPDLKGRASVFKVHLRPLKLDSSIDVETLASNLAALTPEFTGADIANVCNEAALIAARHLSQCISTNHFECAVERVIGGLEKRAQVLQLPEKTTLAYHEAGHAVTGWFLEHADPLFKVSLVPRGKGLGYTQYLPKEQYLFTQDQLFDRMCMMLGGRVAEQVFFCQITTGAQDDLRKVTQSAYAQVVHFGMNGAVGQVSFDLSQWGNLISDKPFSESTAQLIDREVRSLIDAAFQRTLELIIDKKEAVEKVAKHLLDKEILDRADMVELLGPRPFQEKTSYQDFVEGLGKPEEDISSPEGLTDWKKNRGNRNQMKNKSALYL
- the LOC115774751 gene encoding AFG3-like protein 1 isoform X1, yielding MRLLSLTAGYFRNRPLTVRPLSRDLCCSSTFHCSVALTSKKSLIQRRCGGLYQHSFPVTRLLSSRKPPKDGNIKEESHGREGQDPSGERGQSHRRWKRRESHWWSRFQDDFPFDDKTVQNLAAGAAGMASAFLYFHFRETGVQISWKDFVHLYLSRGLVGHVEVVNKQYVKVFPAPGVNTSEVNYLWFNIGSADSFEHNLELAQQEIGLDSTQKVPVLYSSESDGTLFFSVLPTLLVIGFLLFATRRGPMVGGFGGRGRGSPFGISESKARIIKNNISVGFSDVAGCEEAKLDILEFINFLKSPHQYHDLGAKIPKGAVLWGPPGTGKTLLAKATAGEASVPFITVNGSEFQEMFVGVGPARIRDLFATARRNAPCILFIDEIDAIGRKRGKENFADEGERENTLNQLLVEMDGFNSSTNIVVLAATNRADILDPALVRPGRFDRHVYIGPPDLKGRASVFKVHLRPLKLDSSIDVETLASNLAALTPEFTGADIANVCNEAALIAARHLSQCISTNHFECAVERVIGGLEKRAQVLQLPEKTTLAYHEAGHAVTGWFLEHADPLFKVSLVPRGKGLGYTQYLPKEQYLFTQDQLFDRMCMMLGGRVAEQVFFCQITTGAQDDLRKVTQSAYAQVVHFGMNGAVGQVSFDLSQWGNLISDKPFSESTAQLIDREVRSLIDAAFQRTLELIIDKKEAVEKVAKHLLDKEILDRADMVELLGPRPFQEKTSYQDFVEGLGKPEEDISSPEGLTDWKKNRGNRNQMKNKSALYL